One genomic segment of Streptomyces niveus includes these proteins:
- a CDS encoding helix-turn-helix domain-containing protein, whose amino-acid sequence MRDDKRTPPDGGAESAPRASEDMADRVELRRIQLGLSPAEVAHRARMSVSYLRELASMHGDFDPEGLTRLANALDMTSSELLHGRAEPPPGHGAAAAHPGLRRLTERECWDRLGTHGVGRLGLPGDTAPVVVPVNFLVDGRSVVYRTEPGSVPAVDAGTSLSFEADRLDEERMSGWSVLLTGTAEHVTDPAALGVLADRTGSRPWAGGSRPLWIRLLPDQISGRVIDTH is encoded by the coding sequence GTGCGGGACGACAAGCGAACGCCGCCGGACGGTGGGGCCGAGAGCGCGCCCAGGGCGTCGGAGGACATGGCCGACCGGGTGGAACTGCGCCGGATCCAGTTGGGGCTCTCGCCGGCCGAGGTGGCGCACCGCGCCCGGATGTCCGTGTCCTACCTGCGGGAGCTGGCCTCGATGCACGGGGACTTCGACCCCGAGGGGCTGACCCGACTGGCCAACGCCCTGGACATGACATCCTCCGAACTGCTCCACGGCCGCGCCGAACCGCCGCCGGGTCACGGGGCCGCCGCGGCCCATCCGGGTCTTAGGCGACTCACGGAGCGCGAGTGCTGGGACCGGCTCGGCACCCATGGGGTCGGACGCCTGGGGCTCCCCGGGGATACCGCGCCCGTGGTCGTCCCGGTCAATTTCCTCGTGGACGGCCGGAGTGTCGTGTACCGGACCGAGCCCGGAAGCGTCCCGGCGGTCGACGCGGGTACGTCACTGTCCTTCGAGGCCGACCGCCTCGACGAAGAGCGGATGAGCGGCTGGAGCGTACTGCTGACCGGGACGGCCGAGCACGTCACGGATCCCGCTGCACTGGGCGTCCTCGCGGACCGGACGGGTTCCCGCCCGTGGGCGGGCGGGTCGCGGCCGCTGTGGATCCGGCTGCTGCCGGATCAGATCAGCGGCCGGGTCATCGACACACACTGA
- a CDS encoding WD40 repeat domain-containing protein yields the protein MHAFVPLAGQSVRGAVWTLADQLGLMARGPEEFLARLAADRRPATVVLPDLHAAADPGVLTELVLALGAHEHVRLVVETRSGTAVHHQLAGSAAAVMDLDEPQWTDEARRSAWHAEHTESIAPPAPERHQAVAVVDLNDPAALCAADPWLVTAAFDADQEEHGGLRAAWLRAGQSLCRDQESAERALVLLTALGDGADPRLRPELDRLAATADWRLDWSRVRGDVAPPWSGPVFAMTTAGLPTDQALLADHQGVLRTVDVANGSAIGRIPQPPSPPASICLLIDGTVLVLDGQGRLHRQTLPGAPRATGIAALLDDGPSPGRQLTETVTAHLARSPGTALCSTPGVMAVGGADGTVHAFTPGEPDEHPRGAGLHTGPVTALAAVDLPVGDGQGAVPLLYSGGADGRVRAWSPAADPQRTPVAEHSSPVAALAAGHTPRGPVLAVAWADGLVELRLLDEGKTRHLWPGTAVNALALTADGSLLIGTDDRLFCLHPR from the coding sequence GTGCATGCTTTCGTGCCGCTCGCCGGGCAGAGTGTGCGCGGCGCGGTGTGGACGCTGGCCGACCAACTGGGTCTTATGGCGCGGGGGCCGGAGGAGTTCCTGGCACGCCTGGCCGCCGACCGCCGTCCGGCCACCGTCGTCCTGCCCGACCTGCATGCGGCTGCCGATCCAGGTGTGCTCACCGAGCTCGTGCTCGCACTGGGTGCCCACGAGCATGTGCGGCTCGTGGTGGAGACCCGCTCGGGAACCGCTGTCCACCATCAACTGGCAGGCAGCGCGGCAGCGGTGATGGATCTGGATGAGCCGCAGTGGACCGATGAGGCCCGCCGATCGGCCTGGCACGCTGAACACACCGAGTCCATCGCTCCCCCGGCCCCGGAGAGGCATCAGGCTGTCGCGGTGGTGGATTTGAACGATCCGGCCGCGTTGTGCGCGGCCGATCCCTGGTTGGTCACCGCCGCTTTCGACGCTGACCAGGAGGAGCACGGAGGGCTGCGTGCCGCCTGGCTTCGTGCCGGGCAGTCGCTGTGCCGGGACCAGGAGAGCGCGGAGCGGGCACTGGTCCTGCTGACCGCGTTGGGGGATGGTGCGGATCCGCGGCTGCGGCCCGAACTCGACCGGCTTGCGGCTACCGCCGACTGGCGGCTGGACTGGTCCAGGGTGCGCGGGGACGTGGCCCCGCCCTGGTCCGGACCGGTGTTCGCGATGACCACCGCGGGGTTGCCGACTGACCAGGCGCTCCTCGCCGACCACCAGGGTGTACTGCGGACCGTAGATGTGGCGAACGGCAGTGCGATCGGGCGGATACCCCAACCGCCGTCCCCGCCGGCCTCGATCTGCCTCCTCATCGATGGAACCGTGCTCGTCCTGGATGGCCAGGGCCGCCTGCACAGACAGACGCTGCCCGGTGCGCCGCGGGCAACGGGGATCGCCGCCCTGCTCGATGACGGGCCGTCCCCCGGCCGGCAGCTGACCGAAACGGTCACGGCTCATCTCGCCCGCTCCCCCGGTACCGCGCTCTGCTCCACGCCTGGTGTCATGGCCGTGGGCGGGGCCGACGGCACCGTTCACGCCTTCACTCCGGGCGAGCCGGACGAACACCCGCGCGGGGCCGGCCTGCACACCGGCCCCGTCACCGCCCTGGCGGCGGTCGACCTTCCGGTCGGCGACGGCCAGGGAGCGGTGCCGCTGCTGTACAGCGGTGGAGCCGACGGCCGAGTACGTGCCTGGTCGCCCGCCGCCGACCCGCAGCGCACCCCCGTGGCCGAACACTCCAGCCCCGTCGCGGCGTTGGCCGCGGGACACACTCCCCGTGGCCCGGTCCTCGCGGTCGCCTGGGCGGACGGGCTGGTGGAGTTGCGTCTCCTCGATGAGGGAAAGACGCGACACCTGTGGCCCGGTACGGCGGTGAACGCACTGGCCCTGACGGCCGACGGGAGCCTGCTGATCGGCACGGACGACCGGTTGTTCTGCCTGCACCCGCGGTGA
- a CDS encoding nucleic acid/nucleotide deaminase domain-containing protein: MYGVGKKLPDELVEVLDLVGVKWPNIDEDEVRDNAKDYRQLAEGLRDVIKEGNTACAHIVGGRSKGATVTAIDRRWGKLTTKDLTTFATALDDLAGALDDCAGLIEGCKAACIVELGATATAATVGVVGMFFTAGISGLLSAGAIAACRFALHEIIDYAIGEITAIVTDKIEARILGKIEDVFTDHLDADGGEDLSGYTTGSADMAQDLAIEFDDFDRATGGYQETRDNFDKKKGTHKTGGAKRRSSVKKDSRFHKLATVMDKAEDAVDKKSDETVDVLEKHGGKIDKSKREQKERDEKTKRDIDDCKVVNTYILNTDGSVDKVLPNGTIDPKGLTAADKMNLTSIIEPGGKVWRPETEKDQRKWRTGRGHTGTVTSRKVDPSEDDLAIATQRARQARDDYGGGNYAAGRYIDPKSGQESILVGYSDNKYHSERNIGHPLLQNGAQAGLKEMFTEREPCQKNPRCNTWLDYYFKSANPDLTVTHAADYDQSDKKTQNKEHEQYIKDLKKAHGK; encoded by the coding sequence ATGTACGGCGTGGGGAAGAAGCTGCCCGATGAACTCGTCGAGGTGCTCGACCTGGTCGGCGTCAAGTGGCCCAACATCGACGAGGACGAGGTCCGCGACAACGCCAAGGACTACCGGCAACTCGCAGAGGGCCTGCGGGACGTCATCAAGGAAGGCAACACCGCCTGCGCCCACATCGTCGGAGGCCGCAGCAAGGGCGCGACCGTCACCGCCATCGACCGCCGCTGGGGCAAACTCACCACCAAGGACCTCACCACCTTCGCCACAGCGCTCGACGACCTGGCCGGCGCCCTCGACGACTGCGCCGGCCTGATCGAGGGCTGCAAAGCCGCCTGCATCGTCGAACTCGGCGCCACCGCGACAGCCGCCACCGTCGGCGTCGTCGGCATGTTCTTCACCGCCGGCATCAGCGGACTGCTCTCCGCCGGAGCCATCGCCGCCTGCCGCTTCGCCCTCCACGAAATCATCGACTACGCCATCGGTGAGATCACCGCCATCGTCACCGACAAGATCGAGGCGAGAATCCTCGGCAAGATCGAGGACGTCTTCACCGACCACCTCGACGCCGACGGCGGCGAGGACCTCTCCGGCTACACCACCGGCAGCGCGGACATGGCACAGGACCTCGCCATCGAGTTCGACGACTTCGACCGGGCCACCGGCGGCTACCAGGAAACCCGCGACAACTTCGACAAGAAGAAGGGCACCCACAAAACCGGAGGCGCCAAACGCCGCAGCTCCGTCAAGAAGGACAGCCGCTTCCACAAACTCGCCACCGTCATGGACAAGGCCGAGGACGCCGTCGACAAAAAATCCGACGAAACCGTCGACGTCCTCGAAAAGCACGGCGGGAAAATAGACAAGAGCAAACGGGAGCAGAAAGAACGCGACGAGAAGACCAAACGCGACATCGACGACTGCAAAGTAGTCAACACGTACATCCTCAACACGGACGGCTCGGTCGACAAAGTCCTCCCGAACGGCACCATCGACCCCAAAGGGCTGACCGCAGCCGACAAAATGAACCTCACCAGCATCATCGAACCCGGCGGGAAGGTCTGGCGCCCCGAAACAGAGAAAGACCAGAGGAAATGGCGAACCGGACGCGGTCACACCGGCACCGTCACCTCACGCAAGGTCGACCCCTCGGAAGACGACCTCGCCATAGCAACCCAGCGGGCACGCCAAGCCCGCGACGACTACGGCGGCGGAAACTACGCCGCAGGCCGCTACATCGACCCCAAAAGCGGACAGGAATCAATACTCGTCGGATACAGCGACAACAAATACCATTCCGAACGCAACATCGGACACCCGTTGCTCCAGAACGGGGCGCAAGCCGGCTTGAAGGAAATGTTCACCGAACGCGAGCCGTGCCAGAAGAATCCACGGTGCAACACGTGGCTTGACTACTATTTCAAATCGGCGAACCCTGACCTCACCGTCACTCACGCCGCAGATTACGATCAAAGTGACAAAAAGACACAGAACAAAGAGCACGAGCAATACATCAAGGACCTCAAAAAAGCCCACGGCAAGTAG
- a CDS encoding zf-HC2 domain-containing protein: protein MNIDSDAHARLQRLLGAWALSACSSEEAAEVDAHVAECDDCSREAGQLRSAIDLLHAHMTSTCRPRCAPRSSGRASGRVHHRSPYRTTHSPTTPRPHVWTPS from the coding sequence ATGAACATCGACTCCGACGCACACGCGCGCCTGCAACGTCTGCTCGGCGCCTGGGCACTCAGCGCATGCTCGTCCGAGGAGGCGGCGGAGGTGGACGCGCACGTCGCCGAATGCGACGACTGCTCCCGCGAGGCCGGGCAACTGCGTTCGGCCATCGACCTGTTGCACGCCCACATGACCTCGACCTGCCGCCCACGCTGCGCGCCGAGGTCATCGGGGCGTGCCTCGGGTCGCGTTCACCACAGGTCGCCGTACCGGACTACGCACAGCCCTACGACGCCGAGGCCGCACGTCTGGACGCCCTCCTGA
- a CDS encoding dsRBD fold-containing protein: protein MTQQAAAVQGRTRTWNVRLDIFEEDKDTTAVYAVLDTGESELVIRTTAHRNPHDRPAPEIGDEYAAGRALRELGRRLLNAGATDAEDNAHR from the coding sequence ATGACGCAGCAGGCGGCGGCCGTGCAGGGCCGCACCAGGACGTGGAATGTAAGGCTGGACATCTTCGAGGAGGACAAGGACACCACCGCGGTCTACGCGGTCCTCGACACCGGCGAGAGCGAACTGGTCATCCGGACCACCGCTCACCGCAACCCCCATGACAGGCCGGCCCCCGAGATCGGCGACGAGTACGCCGCGGGCCGCGCCCTGCGCGAACTCGGCCGACGACTCCTGAACGCGGGCGCCACCGACGCCGAGGACAACGCGCACCGGTGA
- a CDS encoding SUKH-4 family immunity protein, with protein sequence MTSSLTSGNLIRLFGLDGIIYFPDYPENGLNGSTASFLSSVGLPHDEIFTSTHLDLDLDEPNPVTLGLLMDLEGGEIPQTRRSWPVLGSLRTAVITIDTQSGAVHSYPEGSNTSQVLHRDIESFVFCLAEFRKLRDTKTGDSDNETLIQSFRTAVSALDPTPLNDEDSDWNIMLDEILDGMW encoded by the coding sequence GTGACTAGCTCCTTGACATCCGGGAATCTGATTCGCCTCTTCGGCCTCGATGGAATCATCTACTTCCCGGACTATCCCGAGAACGGCCTGAACGGTTCGACCGCCTCATTCCTGAGTTCAGTCGGCCTGCCACACGATGAAATCTTCACCTCCACCCATCTGGACCTGGATCTCGACGAACCAAATCCAGTCACGCTGGGGCTCCTCATGGACCTGGAAGGCGGAGAAATTCCGCAGACGCGCCGTTCCTGGCCGGTCCTCGGTTCCTTGCGAACAGCGGTCATCACCATTGACACGCAGTCCGGGGCAGTGCACTCCTACCCCGAGGGCTCGAACACGAGCCAGGTACTGCACCGCGACATCGAATCCTTTGTCTTCTGCCTCGCCGAATTCCGAAAGCTCCGTGACACCAAGACAGGGGATTCCGACAACGAAACCCTGATCCAGTCCTTTCGTACGGCCGTCAGCGCACTTGACCCCACACCCCTCAACGACGAGGACTCGGACTGGAACATCATGCTCGACGAGATCCTCGACGGTATGTGGTAA
- a CDS encoding nucleic acid/nucleotide deaminase domain-containing protein produces MPEPSRDPAVEQFGAEGMRRFHVGATFGVRLPEPTRTGLEETGVPVLVPPYFTAAGESDALQLGTFAAQAGLPRPALGFEGWPRVGHDGLAHLCVRPDGAVQAVMLEGGEEDLFVSSDLEAFNASLAVLDRVLPVIATSSGLAEAAGVFRELNEALRGIDAGAFGEREGWWPRVLDDVRHTLNFPFSAAFEYVDGAGEKHIVTGATGPGRAHPEELVWRELSDQGVAPGQVRRVFCELQACMMPGHYCAVWMQRLFPQAEFTHAFDYGSDAESREAGLKALITRAAEQAGRG; encoded by the coding sequence ATGCCTGAGCCGTCCCGTGATCCAGCCGTCGAGCAGTTCGGTGCCGAGGGCATGCGTCGCTTCCACGTCGGTGCCACCTTTGGTGTGCGGCTGCCTGAGCCGACGCGGACGGGCCTTGAGGAGACGGGCGTTCCGGTGCTGGTCCCGCCCTACTTCACGGCTGCTGGTGAAAGTGACGCGCTCCAGCTCGGTACTTTCGCGGCTCAGGCCGGTCTTCCCCGCCCTGCGCTGGGGTTCGAGGGGTGGCCGCGTGTGGGGCATGACGGGCTGGCCCATCTGTGCGTACGGCCTGACGGCGCCGTCCAGGCGGTCATGCTGGAAGGCGGTGAGGAGGACTTGTTCGTCAGCTCGGATCTTGAGGCGTTCAATGCGTCGTTGGCGGTGCTGGACCGGGTGCTGCCGGTGATCGCGACCTCGTCCGGTCTGGCGGAAGCGGCCGGTGTGTTCCGGGAGTTGAACGAGGCGCTGCGTGGGATCGACGCGGGTGCGTTCGGGGAGCGGGAGGGGTGGTGGCCTCGGGTGCTGGACGATGTGCGGCATACCCTCAACTTTCCTTTCTCCGCGGCGTTCGAGTACGTCGACGGGGCCGGGGAGAAGCACATCGTCACGGGTGCGACGGGGCCGGGGCGTGCGCATCCGGAGGAGCTCGTCTGGCGGGAGCTGTCCGACCAGGGTGTGGCGCCGGGGCAGGTGCGGCGGGTGTTCTGCGAGTTGCAGGCGTGCATGATGCCCGGTCATTACTGCGCGGTGTGGATGCAAAGGTTGTTCCCGCAGGCGGAGTTCACGCACGCTTTCGACTACGGCAGTGATGCCGAATCCCGTGAGGCGGGGCTCAAGGCACTGATCACGCGGGCGGCCGAGCAGGCAGGCCGCGGGTGA
- a CDS encoding GmrSD restriction endonuclease domain-containing protein — protein sequence MQAKETVFADLMQGRTQQFQVPLYQRTYSWSEKQLAQLWNDILEQTELLDSGTSASTHFLGSVVLAPSPQNEATFPRWLVVDGQQRLTKLSLALVAIRDHIAEGESEEAERIDEEYLINKRKHGDEYFRLLPTQADRPQFAAHVRSLPAEQTAGDRVASAYRFFRRKLVEADDEESTKGILRIEQAITSRLTLVVVSAERGDNVHRIFESLNNTGLKLSQADLLRNYLFMRLPTRGERVYETYWLPLQASLTNDELEQLMWLQLVLDGDDRVRRQDLYAAQQKHFEIQETGETRTEAEIEDYIKELHRRSAHFRKMIHPDEESAPTVRGHLRRLRDWQAVVTYPALMLLLDRRARGELDDGETARALSYVESFLVRRTVCRVATNNLNRIFQAVPAQLPRDVPVADGLRQLLSADNRQWPGDEELREKIRSAPFYQYGRPNQRKLVLQRLEESYEHPEPVDFDAAQLTIEHVMPQSPGDEWMQVLKAGAAEGESPEDLHSRLQHTLGNLTLTGVNAELSNHPFERKQGLLHGSHLEMNRRIAATERWGRAEILARADELADRAIRLWPAPLRGVGRAERSRDWSLAHQVLAALPHGTWTSYGDLAAYVGSGAQAVGNHLAKTDGVINAYRVLNADGKVADGFRWAGQDRGDVRARLRADGVDFTALGAADPAQRLTSGDLALVIGADEADEDAGMGEVPRESTEQPAVETRSARFLRQLAADDTDSTVAAVRELIAGWEGLGGWTGHGAGKAMTSAFLMLGSAGGPGQGIWPMVLYPGSGRGGTAEVVFQHLAKREPFTERRLRAELLDRLNQMEGVSLPHGKLELRPGFRLSVLEDERNRELLLKTLGWFRDRWEEGGTA from the coding sequence GTGCAGGCCAAAGAGACCGTCTTCGCCGACTTGATGCAGGGCCGGACTCAGCAGTTCCAGGTCCCGCTCTACCAGCGCACGTACTCCTGGTCGGAGAAGCAGCTGGCTCAGCTGTGGAACGACATCCTCGAACAGACCGAACTCCTGGATTCCGGCACGTCGGCGAGCACGCACTTTCTCGGCTCCGTCGTGCTCGCCCCGTCCCCGCAGAACGAGGCGACGTTCCCCCGCTGGCTCGTCGTCGACGGCCAGCAGCGGTTGACCAAGCTGTCCCTCGCGCTGGTGGCGATCCGTGACCACATCGCCGAAGGGGAGTCCGAGGAGGCCGAGCGCATCGACGAGGAATACCTCATCAACAAGCGCAAACACGGTGATGAGTACTTCCGGCTGTTGCCTACGCAGGCGGACCGGCCGCAGTTCGCCGCCCACGTCCGCAGTCTTCCCGCGGAGCAGACCGCGGGGGACAGAGTCGCCTCCGCCTACCGGTTCTTCCGCCGCAAACTGGTCGAGGCCGACGACGAAGAGAGCACCAAGGGCATCCTGCGTATCGAGCAGGCGATCACGTCACGCCTCACGCTGGTCGTGGTGAGTGCCGAGCGCGGTGACAACGTGCATCGCATCTTCGAGTCACTCAACAACACAGGACTGAAACTCAGCCAGGCGGATCTGCTGCGCAACTACTTGTTCATGCGTCTGCCGACCCGCGGTGAGCGGGTCTACGAGACGTACTGGCTGCCTTTGCAGGCCAGCCTCACCAACGACGAGCTCGAACAGCTGATGTGGCTGCAGTTGGTACTCGACGGAGACGACCGGGTCCGACGACAGGACCTGTACGCAGCCCAGCAGAAGCACTTCGAGATCCAGGAGACGGGAGAGACGCGGACCGAGGCGGAGATCGAGGACTACATCAAGGAGCTGCACCGTCGCAGCGCACACTTCAGGAAGATGATCCACCCGGATGAGGAGAGCGCTCCGACGGTCCGCGGCCACCTGCGCAGGCTGCGTGACTGGCAGGCCGTGGTGACCTATCCCGCGCTGATGCTGCTGCTCGACCGGCGGGCACGCGGCGAGCTGGACGACGGCGAGACCGCGCGCGCCCTGTCGTACGTCGAGAGCTTCCTGGTACGCAGGACAGTCTGCCGAGTGGCCACGAACAACCTGAACCGGATCTTTCAGGCCGTTCCCGCTCAACTCCCGCGCGATGTGCCGGTGGCCGACGGCCTGCGTCAGCTGCTCTCCGCCGACAACCGCCAGTGGCCCGGCGACGAGGAACTGCGCGAGAAAATCCGGTCCGCGCCCTTCTACCAGTACGGTCGGCCCAACCAGCGCAAGCTGGTCCTCCAGCGGCTGGAGGAAAGCTATGAGCACCCCGAGCCGGTGGACTTCGACGCGGCGCAGCTCACCATCGAACATGTAATGCCGCAGTCGCCCGGCGACGAGTGGATGCAGGTGCTGAAAGCCGGCGCGGCCGAGGGCGAGAGCCCCGAGGACCTGCACTCCCGCTTGCAACACACTCTCGGCAACCTGACGCTGACCGGCGTGAACGCGGAACTTTCGAACCATCCCTTCGAGCGCAAACAGGGCTTGCTGCACGGCAGCCACCTGGAGATGAACCGGCGTATCGCCGCCACCGAGCGCTGGGGCCGCGCGGAGATTCTGGCCCGCGCCGACGAGCTCGCCGACCGGGCGATCAGGCTGTGGCCCGCCCCGCTGCGCGGCGTGGGGCGCGCAGAGCGCAGCCGCGACTGGAGCCTCGCCCACCAGGTGCTTGCCGCGCTTCCGCACGGCACCTGGACGTCGTACGGAGATCTGGCAGCGTATGTCGGGTCCGGTGCTCAGGCGGTAGGCAACCACCTCGCCAAGACCGACGGAGTGATCAACGCATACCGGGTGCTCAACGCCGACGGCAAGGTGGCCGACGGATTCCGATGGGCCGGGCAGGATCGCGGTGACGTACGCGCCCGGCTGCGCGCCGACGGCGTTGACTTCACGGCCCTGGGCGCCGCCGATCCGGCACAGCGCCTCACCAGTGGCGACCTGGCTCTGGTCATCGGCGCCGACGAGGCGGACGAGGATGCCGGCATGGGGGAGGTCCCACGGGAGAGCACGGAGCAGCCGGCCGTGGAGACGCGCTCCGCGAGGTTCCTCCGTCAGCTCGCGGCGGACGACACCGACTCGACCGTGGCAGCGGTGCGCGAGCTGATCGCCGGTTGGGAGGGGCTCGGGGGCTGGACAGGTCACGGTGCGGGCAAGGCCATGACCAGCGCGTTCCTGATGCTCGGGAGTGCGGGCGGCCCGGGCCAGGGCATCTGGCCCATGGTCCTTTACCCGGGCAGTGGGCGAGGGGGCACCGCTGAGGTCGTCTTCCAGCATCTGGCGAAGCGCGAACCTTTCACGGAGCGCCGACTCCGTGCCGAGCTGTTGGACAGGCTGAACCAGATGGAAGGTGTCTCCCTGCCGCACGGAAAGCTGGAGCTGCGTCCCGGATTCCGGCTCTCCGTGCTGGAGGACGAGCGGAATCGGGAGCTTCTTCTTAAGACGCTCGGCTGGTTCAGAGACCGCTGGGAGGAGGGCGGAACGGCCTGA
- a CDS encoding class I SAM-dependent RNA methyltransferase, whose amino-acid sequence MQNEPQPSAQPSLVGEEYEVEVGPVAHGGHCIARTDGGRVLFVRHALPGEKIVARVTDGDEGSRYLRADAVTVLEASKERVEAPCPYAGPGMCGGCDWQHAKPGAQRRLKGDVITEQLQRLAGLTPEEAGWDGTVMPAPGDKLPAGEVPKWRTRVQYAVDADGRAGLRKHRSHDVQPIDHCMIASEGVSELGVEKREWPQMASVEAIAASGSGDRQVILAPLKGGRLPLVELDKPVSVLRIEEHDGGVHRVHGRAFVRERADDRTWRIGMGGFWQVHPKAPEVLVEAVMQGLMPRKGETALDLYCGVGLFAGAIAQRVGETGAVLGIESGRRAAEDAQYNLQDLPRVRIEHGKVDTVLPRTQITETDLIVLDPPRAGAGKQVVNHLASLGARRIAYVACDPAALARDLAYFRESGYKPRTLRAFDLFPMTHHVECVAILEPVKKDD is encoded by the coding sequence ATGCAGAACGAACCGCAGCCCTCGGCGCAGCCTTCGCTGGTCGGGGAGGAGTACGAGGTCGAGGTCGGTCCCGTCGCGCACGGCGGCCACTGCATCGCCCGCACCGACGGGGGACGGGTGCTGTTCGTACGGCACGCCCTGCCCGGCGAGAAGATCGTCGCCCGTGTGACGGACGGCGACGAGGGATCGCGCTATCTGCGCGCCGACGCGGTCACCGTCCTGGAAGCCTCCAAGGAACGCGTCGAGGCCCCCTGCCCGTACGCGGGCCCGGGCATGTGCGGCGGCTGCGACTGGCAGCACGCCAAGCCGGGCGCCCAGCGCCGCCTCAAGGGCGACGTCATCACCGAACAGCTCCAGCGACTGGCCGGCCTCACCCCGGAGGAGGCGGGCTGGGACGGCACGGTCATGCCCGCGCCCGGCGACAAACTGCCCGCCGGCGAGGTGCCCAAGTGGCGCACCCGCGTGCAGTACGCCGTCGACGCCGACGGCCGGGCCGGACTGCGCAAGCACCGCTCGCACGACGTGCAGCCGATCGACCACTGCATGATCGCCTCCGAGGGCGTCAGTGAACTCGGCGTCGAGAAGCGCGAATGGCCACAGATGGCCTCGGTCGAGGCGATCGCGGCCTCCGGCTCCGGCGACCGTCAGGTGATCCTCGCCCCGCTCAAGGGCGGCCGGCTTCCTCTGGTCGAGCTGGACAAGCCGGTGTCGGTGCTGCGGATCGAGGAGCACGACGGGGGAGTGCACCGGGTCCACGGCCGCGCCTTCGTCCGCGAACGCGCCGACGACCGCACCTGGCGCATCGGCATGGGCGGCTTCTGGCAGGTCCACCCGAAGGCCCCCGAGGTCCTGGTGGAGGCCGTGATGCAGGGCCTGATGCCCCGCAAGGGCGAGACGGCCCTCGATCTCTACTGCGGGGTGGGCCTGTTCGCCGGGGCGATCGCCCAACGCGTGGGCGAGACGGGCGCGGTGCTCGGCATCGAATCCGGCCGGCGCGCGGCGGAGGACGCCCAGTACAACCTCCAGGACCTCCCCCGGGTCCGCATCGAACACGGCAAGGTCGACACGGTGCTGCCCCGCACCCAGATCACCGAAACGGACCTGATCGTCCTCGACCCCCCACGCGCGGGCGCCGGCAAACAGGTCGTCAACCACCTGGCGAGCCTGGGCGCCCGCCGCATCGCCTACGTGGCCTGCGACCCGGCGGCCCTGGCCCGCGACCTTGCGTACTTCCGCGAGTCGGGCTACAAGCCGCGGACGCTGCGGGCGTTCGACCTGTTCCCGATGACGCACCACGTGGAGTGCGTGGCGATCCTGGAGCCGGTGAAGAAGGACGACTGA
- a CDS encoding sigma factor-like helix-turn-helix DNA-binding protein, translating to MTELTPRVRRALHLTHTAGLDYRQTAAALGVSEEEILNRLRLGLQAIAARTGAVREDRR from the coding sequence ATCACCGAGCTGACCCCGCGCGTGCGCCGGGCTCTCCACCTCACCCACACCGCGGGGTTGGACTACCGGCAGACGGCCGCCGCTCTCGGAGTCTCCGAGGAGGAGATCCTGAACCGGCTGCGTCTGGGGCTTCAAGCGATCGCCGCACGGACCGGGGCCGTCAGGGAGGACAGGCGATGA
- a CDS encoding SHOCT domain-containing protein, with translation MTGEMTLANDYPILGAFWTVLFFVLSVLWLILLFRIIVDILRDDMTGGVKAGWLLFVILLPFLGVFVYVAVRGRGMGEREQRHARARQHDFDSYIRTTAGTGTSQAEQLAKLVEMHDKGAISDHEFEKAKTKVLH, from the coding sequence ATGACCGGAGAAATGACACTGGCAAACGACTATCCGATCCTGGGCGCGTTCTGGACGGTTCTTTTCTTCGTCCTGAGTGTGCTGTGGTTGATTCTGCTTTTCCGGATCATCGTCGACATACTCAGGGACGACATGACCGGAGGAGTCAAAGCCGGCTGGCTGCTGTTCGTGATCCTCCTCCCCTTCCTCGGGGTCTTCGTCTATGTCGCCGTCCGGGGCCGCGGCATGGGAGAACGTGAACAGCGCCATGCGCGGGCCCGGCAGCATGATTTCGACTCCTACATCCGCACAACCGCCGGAACCGGCACCAGTCAGGCGGAACAGCTCGCGAAGCTGGTCGAGATGCACGACAAGGGTGCCATCAGTGATCACGAATTCGAGAAGGCCAAGACGAAGGTGCTCCACTGA